TTCTGTTGTTTTTAGCACGCAActtagaagatgatgatgatgttgaagGTGGACTGGTAACTCATCTGGATTGTTTCTAAAACCTAGCGGTTGGGTTTTGCTAAATTGATTTGGGAATAAaccgagaagaagaaaaggagatacACGGGGAAGAAAGACGGGTTGGTAGGGGTTTCTTTAATTGGGTGGATTGATTTTCTTTAACGATTGGCTGGATTTGCCATCGATTGAAAGGGTAATGAACGGGCAAGAAAAGGCCAGACACATAGTGGTTGTCATGGCAAAGACGGCTACTCAAGTCTGGACAAGAGATGAGAGAAAGCCAAAGGCTGGATGCGGATTTAAATCCGAGGAGAGATTTTACAGGTAAGCGAGCTAAGATTTCGATCAAGAGGTCATTATTATGGGATGTGCACTGTGGGTGCAGGATTGAAGGCCTTTTGCATATTGCTGCTTATGGCATTGATTATGTTtttgtgtatatatgtatggaAAGAATTATATGGACATTTTCCACCTAGCAAGCTATGAGCATTGTTGGCTTATTAATGTTTAGGGGAACATCTAGGATAGCTTCAGTTTTTAAAATCCTGCTCCGCTTTGAGTGCTCATAATTTTATCATCTAGTTTAGAAATCACCATCCAACCATGTCCATAGAGCTAAGAACTGctcaaataaacaaaatgtatTCCAATGCTGATCAAGAGCAACTTGAAACGCTGCCAATGCCATCATTCCTTGCTGGCTCATATGATCCGTACAGATGGGTTGAATATTTCGGGGAGTCTGGAGGCCACTTGCATCTTGTTCCCAGATTAAGAGCTGGTACAAATCATCAAGCGGATGTGTATGGGATGCGGAGAGACTACTCTGGATGGCTTGTCAAATGCCAGGTTGACCTTCATGTAGTTGTTAGAACATTATTTGATGGATCTCTCGTCTCTATGCCTGCTCCCAATCTCAGGCTGGTTTGTGTTATTAGGAGGGAAAGTTATGATCACGATTCCTTGATAGTGCTGCAAGCACATGGACCGATTATACGTTTCAACACCAAAGACGAGAGCTTTAAAGCATCACATGTTCTTTAGCAGTGTTCATCGGTGGTATATTGAGAGTCTTGCTGGTGATTCTTGGAGCATGGATGATCAAATTCAGTTGTATTTTCACCCTTTCACCCTCTCTTTCgtgtttgattttggtttttcatCTCTATGCTtgtaaactttgtttttaatttaatcatgatGGTCATAATTCAGTAATGAACAAGAGTTTCCGTGTAAATTTCCATCTCCAATTCTGACTACACTGATGATTCAAAGCCATCACATGATTCACATTGGAAATGCATAGATTGGTTTCTGATGCTTTTGCAATTTTATACGTACTTCGATCACTTGATGTTTGATTATAACATAATCTGGAACAATAAGCCTTTGGCATGCAGTTTTCCATATATAGAGCTTTAACCATGTGATAGAACTATTCATTAGCGACTGAGTCCACTCCATTGAAATGCATACTTCAACTGTTCACTTTCTCACTCTGCCTCTCCTAAATATTAGTAGAAAACAGCATCTGAGACAAAATGGGGGTCAGACCCCAGAAGGAAATATTGAGTATATATGTACAAAAGTAAATTCAGCAAACAAAGGCTATTAactttatatacaaaaaaaaaaaagtaggaaaaaagcagcagcagcagcaacggAGTTAGTGCGGTTCCACAAAATCATCCTAGCCATCCTCTTCATCTTCAGCAAAATACTTATCCTCAGCATCATGGTTCGCTTCCCTCACCCAGTGATCATCCAAGGTCTCGTCATCATCTATTTTTGAGTAATCTAAATGCTGGTGATCTTCCCCGGCGAGGAACTTTTGGTGCATGATATAGGTAAACTGGCCCATCATATCTCCCATCTCTTCTGCCGATAAAGTTGCTGCCTCATCATGCTCTGCTTCACTAGATTGAGCAAGCTTGCTGTCTTCGGACAtctgaagatgatgaaaactaaaaattattgacatgcaTTCTATCGGCTGTTTAAGTACTTAACGGTGAATTCAAATTTAGATGTTCAAGTACTCTTAACAGTGAATTTAGATGTTTAAGTACTCTTAACAGTGAATTCAAATTTAGAAGTTATATAATAGTGTTACATCAGGGAAATATGTTAGGACTCAAATTCACATGGCACCTTTCATCAAATGTCTACACATTATATGACCCAAGaggaaaattaagaaatgagCATGGACCATATAAATCACATTATGAAGAATAAGCATGTGTAACATCAATGAGATAAGCATTAGTTGGGATTGAGAGGGTGCTTTGCAGATTGTTGTCATGCACTACAATCCCAAAATAAGAACCGTCTCCTTATATCTGCCCCTATTAGGTCTCATGATAGCATGCATTACTCGGCCTGCGATATAATGCAGGTAAAATGCTATCTTAGCCTTCTATGTCATACCAGCAGCATGTTATCTCATTATCATGGTTCATGAATAGCTGACCAAGTTCTTATATTCATTCTTGTTGGTCACGGTgattatatatgtatttaaaaatagCCCAATGTTAACTCATTTGATACTCAATGCTGCAGACTGCAAGACTACTGTCTCTCTAATAAAGACTGGTGTAACACAACAACTTGGGTGGCCACATTGAAAATTTCACcaacaaaatggaaaaaacGAAGAGTCAGGCATCGCTTTAGCAATCAAAAATGGAAATAAAGGTGAAAAGCAGAATTACAGGGAGCTCCTGTCAAAGAAATGGAAGCAAATTACAGCTCAAGAAAACCCATAGCTTAGTGCCCTTGTCATAAAGATtctaaatttagaaaaagaaactaGAACAATCCAATTATCATAGTTGAGTGCGAAAAATGCCAAATACAAGAACAGTGTACTAATGCTTCTCAGTCCTTCACTAGCATTTgaataatcaaaacaattataaatcgGATGGAACAGAAGAAATAACCATAACATACAAACAGCAAGAAACAAtaacaatcaatttttgaaatgttgacAATGCACAAAAGATTAATAATGTGCATCGGGAAGAATCATAATAATGCCccctaaaaagataaaaaggtaaTTAAAATTAGACATCAAAGAACAAGCTCAAATACGTACCTCCGTGTAACTCACACCGCCGTTAACTTTCTTTGCTTCTTCATTCCCCTCTTCAACATCGtgttcttcctcctcctcctcctcctcctcctcttcttgtTGCTGTTGGTTCCTCTTATTACCCACCCATTCCATCTCATCCACGCCCAACCTCTGCTGCTCCTCCCTAATCTTGGAAACCAAAATGGCTTCCTCACACCTCCTCATCAAAGTCTCCGACCACCTCTCTCCAGGCCTGGCCATTGCCCTTGCGCTTGGATCCTGAAACTTGCCAACAAACTCGTGATGCAAATACGGCTCTCTCTCCCTCATGGCATCCTCTGAGAAATATTTCCCATCAAGTACGAGTTTATCCATGTAAGCCAACCTGCGGTTCTTCACGGTCACAGACCTGGACTTCAATTCCTCCGACGTAGGACTCATCTTGgttctaatatttttaaggtGCCAGTTTATCTCATAGTCATAATTTAGGATATCAAATTCCCGTAGCTCCTCAGAGTTCAATTGCGCTCCGTATCTCTCTGCATTCCACATAAatacacaaacaaacaaataaataattttatttaacagaGAAATCTAGGAAACTAATGTTCAGTTGATTGGCTCGAATCAGCTAATTTTATCACATAAGGCTTAAAATTTATTCCTttcattcaaaaattaatttattttttggttagggttttatttttaagagagaCAACAgttaaagaagagaaagattAAAATGATTAGAAAAGGGACCTAAGAAAACGGCGGCGTCTCGAGAGAGGAGGTCGAGGAGGATAGACTTGCGTTGAGAGGGATTAGTGGCGTGAGATTGTAAAGCGCGAGGGAAATAGAGGTTCTCCAATGAAGAGAGCCTCTCTGTCATGCTCTCCATTGCTTCTTTCCTCACTTCTTTTCCTCGCTCTTGCTCTCCCTCtacctctccctctccctctcgctgctgcattttttcttttctgataaGTTGGTGgtgaatttcttttttgatcTTGTCACTCTCGTTTTCTCTTTTATAAGCAGCGTCTGTCTAGTTCGCCTGCTTGCTGTAGTCGGTGTTTTGTTGTCGGACAGAAGACCACCGACATGTCACCTGATGTGATATGAACagtcaaggtgtttttttttttttattcagtcaAGGTGTATTCAATGGTAATGTA
This genomic interval from Populus alba chromosome 1, ASM523922v2, whole genome shotgun sequence contains the following:
- the LOC118039105 gene encoding uncharacterized protein — translated: MQQREGEGEVEGEQERGKEVRKEAMESMTERLSSLENLYFPRALQSHATNPSQRKSILLDLLSRDAAVFLERYGAQLNSEELREFDILNYDYEINWHLKNIRTKMSPTSEELKSRSVTVKNRRLAYMDKLVLDGKYFSEDAMREREPYLHHEFVGKFQDPSARAMARPGERWSETLMRRCEEAILVSKIREEQQRLGVDEMEWVGNKRNQQQQEEEEEEEEEEEHDVEEGNEEAKKVNGGVSYTEMSEDSKLAQSSEAEHDEAATLSAEEMGDMMGQFTYIMHQKFLAGEDHQHLDYSKIDDDETLDDHWVREANHDAEDKYFAEDEEDG